The Caproicibacterium amylolyticum genome includes the window TGTAGAAAAATCTGTGAGCAGAATTGGTTTGCACAAAGCCATTGCTTCATCCACAGCAATGCTCTTTCCCTCAAAGCGGGACGGCTGCATATAAACATCGCTGATTTTTACAAATGGATACGGATTCCCCTGCTCCCCCAAGAAAACGACATCATTCTGAATACCCAGTTCCTGAATTTGAGCCTGCAGTGCTTCCTTTTCCGGCCCAATACCGATAATGTACCAACGAAAATTCATTCCTTTTTTACGCAGCTGACTAACAGCGGGCAAAGCAATGTCCAACCCTTTTTGCTGGGAAAGGCGTGCAATCGTCAGCACGCGCATTCCTTGATAATGATCTGAGACCGACGTCGGTTCTTCTGCCATTTTTCGCAAAAATTTCGGGGAAAGGATATTATACTGCACATGAAATTTTTCTGCGAACTGGGGAAAAGTTTTAACAAGTGCGTCTTTGCAGGATTCGGAAACGGTACAGACCGCATCCATCTTGGCAAAATACGGTTCATCAAACGTGCGGTCAAGCCCCATTGCGGTATAGTCACCATGAATAAAGCCGATTTTTCGTTTTGCACTGACGTTATCCGCACAGTAATAGATTGGCTGTCCCTCCATAAAAGCAATCGCCGCGTCATATTGCTTTGGACTTTTACGCACAAATTTTCTTTCGACCTTCCACATTTTCACCAACCGCTCACCCATTGTTCCGCGCAGTCCGGCAAAAGTTACGCCGGCGCGGCAAAGAGCGGTCAGCGGATGGCCCTGCCGCAGCAATGTAGGCAGTGCCTGCCGGATATTGAGTTTATATTCCTTTGGAAACAATGGGGGCAGTAAATGAACCTGTTTCGGCACACGCGGCAAAAACAGGCCATCATTTGCAAAAAGCTGTAGGTCTACATCATATTTTTCGTAATCAAACAAAGACAGCAGCGTAACCAGACTTTTCTCGATTCCGCCACTGTGCAAGCTGTAATTCAGAAAAAGGACCTTCTTTTTTGACATTTATGGTCTCCTATTGGTTCTCAGCATTTTTGTGCAGGTGCTTGGCATATTGGCTGTAAAAAAGATAAGCCAATCCAACGGAACCGGATTTGATGACCCAACGAATAATGCGGTCAGCGCGAGTGCCGTTCTGCAGATAATCGCTCTGCGCAGCACGCTGCAAAATTGGGTCGGCTAGAATCCCTCGGATTTCTTCTTTTTTTCCATCTCTATCTTTTAAATTGCCCTTGCTGAACACATTGACCAGTGCGCCGTGTCCGGCACTGCGCAAATACCATGCCAAATGGCGTGGCTCAAGGTCTGCATAAGCATGCTTTCCTTTTAAAAATTCCGCTATCATGGTAAAGCAACGGGAAAGTTTCTGTATTTTATCTGCCCGGTAGCGTGTACTCAGCGAATTTCCGTTGAAGCGGTAATGATAGACCGGTACATCCAAAAAGAGTGTTTTCTGTGAGTAAAAGTGTGCCTGAATACTGACTGGTAAATCCTCCAGCATGACTTCCTCTTCATTTGGATAAGTAAGAGCATGCTCCATAAACCATTCCCGGCGATACAAACGGCGCCATGCACTGCCTATCATTTCAACACTGCGCCACGGCGTGCCGACTGCGTCTGGCCCAGTCAATTCTTCCAGCATTTTACGGTTATCTTCCGCGCAGTCGGATGGGCAGGCAATCGGCAGCCCACTGAAGCGGCTGATACCACCGGTTTCATTTTCCCGCACAAAGTCAAAAACTGTGAGGTCAGCACAGGCGGCAAGCGTCGGCTCCATAACTGCGGCCAGAGTATCTTTCCCAAGCCAGTCGTCTGCATCTACAAACAGCAGGTAATCTCCCTGTGCGCGCTGTGCACCGAAATTGCGGGTGTCACCAAGCCCTCCATGCGGTTTGTCATAAACCGTAACTCTCTGATCTCGGCGTTCCAGAGCATGCGCTGCCTCCAGCGATTTATCCGGAGAAGCATCGTTTACCAGCAGCAGTTCGTAGTCCTGAAAAGGCTGTGCCAAAATGCTTTCCACACAGGTTTTCAGGTATTCCTCCGCATTATACACGGGTACAATAATCGACAGCTTCAAAATCACAGGCTCCTTCATTTACGTTTTTCAGCAGCAGCTGTACAACGACAGCCTGCCAAACAAAAATTGGAAGTTTCTGCAGTTGAGCAGGCTGCAGATATTCCTGATTTGTTTATTATACCATTCTGTGTACCTCAATACAACGAAAATTTACCAGACACCGAATGCGTTCCTTGTAAATTATCGGAAAGTATGCTATTCTGTATGCAGTATAATGTAATTTTTATGCTTTCAAATGCATAATAGGAGGTAAGCGGATGAAGGACTGTCTGGTCATGCTGACTAAAGTATATCCGTTTGATAAAGGCGAGGAATTTATAGAAGACGAAATACCGGTACTGGCGCAGGCTTTCAGCCAGGTTATTGTAATTGCCACCAGCGCAGCAGACAATGCGGTAGCAACTCGAACTGTGCCGGGAAATGT containing:
- a CDS encoding glycosyltransferase; translation: MSKKKVLFLNYSLHSGGIEKSLVTLLSLFDYEKYDVDLQLFANDGLFLPRVPKQVHLLPPLFPKEYKLNIRQALPTLLRQGHPLTALCRAGVTFAGLRGTMGERLVKMWKVERKFVRKSPKQYDAAIAFMEGQPIYYCADNVSAKRKIGFIHGDYTAMGLDRTFDEPYFAKMDAVCTVSESCKDALVKTFPQFAEKFHVQYNILSPKFLRKMAEEPTSVSDHYQGMRVLTIARLSQQKGLDIALPAVSQLRKKGMNFRWYIIGIGPEKEALQAQIQELGIQNDVVFLGEQGNPYPFVKISDVYMQPSRFEGKSIAVDEAMALCKPILLTDFSTARDQITDGKTGLIVPMTSEGVADGLERLLTNAALRNRLENELAAHDYSNEDEIFKLYALIDGVSTQETPAE
- a CDS encoding glycosyltransferase family 2 protein; translated protein: MKLSIIVPVYNAEEYLKTCVESILAQPFQDYELLLVNDASPDKSLEAAHALERRDQRVTVYDKPHGGLGDTRNFGAQRAQGDYLLFVDADDWLGKDTLAAVMEPTLAACADLTVFDFVRENETGGISRFSGLPIACPSDCAEDNRKMLEELTGPDAVGTPWRSVEMIGSAWRRLYRREWFMEHALTYPNEEEVMLEDLPVSIQAHFYSQKTLFLDVPVYHYRFNGNSLSTRYRADKIQKLSRCFTMIAEFLKGKHAYADLEPRHLAWYLRSAGHGALVNVFSKGNLKDRDGKKEEIRGILADPILQRAAQSDYLQNGTRADRIIRWVIKSGSVGLAYLFYSQYAKHLHKNAENQ